The proteins below come from a single Bacteroidales bacterium WCE2004 genomic window:
- a CDS encoding iron complex outermembrane recepter protein, translated as MLMQAPDSTEVLGAASVYGESQRQELMHMSLNSIDIGRNYIENNFSGTLIQSLSSIPGVQARAIGSGQSKPAIRGLGFNRIVVAVDRIKHEGQQWGDDHGLEIDQFAVDRVEVVKGPGALMYGSDAIGGVLGIYTNYLPTAPVEGRVNLFARSNNLALGLSARLQGRRNHFYWRLNLTGTDYSDYRVPADEIEYYSYRIPLKDGTLRNTAGRERDASLTLGYAGPRFRNDFRVSEAWSKSGFFANAHGLEVRLSDIDYDASRRDIDLPWQSVSHLTVHDHAHFHAERVTLDADLAWQLNHREERSEPVSHGYMPRPADDRERVFHKHTLTGKLGAKFDLSPRHQLQGGLDAEWQHNRRDGWGFIIPDFETLAGGAFLIDRYTVSKALNFNAGVRYDHVRTDIHSYTDWFTTPDAAGTPVCKQRSGDLQRRFDSFTWSAGAAWSPGRWVLKLNVGKSFRVPIPKELGADGVNYHIFRYEKGAPDLAPEQSYQVDAGINWLGGRLSLRLDPYFNWFPNYIYLNPGSNYYEGLQMYTYTQAEVVRAGFEAQATWQVASWLELEAKGEYLWQRQLSGAKKGYALPFSPPWRADVSAKYSFLDDGFVSLGVRIAGRQDEIVPPEKPTDGWYTLNLSAGKEFPLGKTLLKAGLQVENLLNRRYYDHTSYYRLIGVPEPGLNASLMLGLEF; from the coding sequence ATGTTGATGCAGGCTCCCGACTCCACGGAAGTCCTGGGCGCCGCCTCCGTCTATGGAGAATCGCAGCGCCAGGAACTGATGCACATGTCGCTGAACAGCATCGACATCGGCCGGAACTATATCGAAAACAACTTCTCAGGGACGCTCATCCAGAGTCTGAGCTCCATTCCCGGCGTGCAGGCCCGCGCCATCGGCTCCGGGCAGTCCAAGCCCGCCATCCGCGGCCTGGGCTTCAACCGGATCGTCGTGGCGGTGGACCGCATCAAGCACGAAGGGCAGCAATGGGGCGACGACCACGGGCTGGAGATCGACCAGTTCGCGGTGGACCGCGTGGAGGTCGTCAAGGGCCCGGGGGCGCTGATGTACGGCTCCGACGCCATCGGCGGCGTGCTCGGGATCTATACCAATTACCTGCCGACCGCGCCCGTCGAGGGCCGCGTCAACCTGTTCGCGCGGAGCAACAACCTCGCGCTCGGGCTGTCCGCGCGGCTGCAGGGCCGCCGGAACCATTTCTACTGGCGGCTCAACCTCACCGGGACGGACTACTCGGACTACCGGGTCCCCGCGGACGAGATCGAATACTACTCCTACCGCATTCCCCTGAAAGACGGGACGCTGCGCAACACGGCCGGCCGGGAGCGGGACGCTTCCCTCACCCTCGGCTATGCCGGGCCGCGCTTCCGCAACGATTTCCGGGTATCGGAGGCGTGGAGCAAGAGCGGCTTCTTCGCCAATGCGCACGGGCTGGAGGTGCGCCTGTCGGACATCGACTACGATGCCTCGCGGCGCGACATCGACCTCCCCTGGCAGAGCGTGAGCCACCTGACGGTCCACGACCACGCGCATTTCCACGCGGAGCGTGTGACGCTGGACGCGGACCTCGCCTGGCAGCTCAACCACCGCGAGGAGCGCTCGGAGCCCGTCTCGCACGGCTATATGCCGCGCCCGGCGGACGACCGCGAGCGTGTCTTCCACAAGCACACGCTCACGGGCAAGCTGGGCGCGAAGTTCGACCTGTCCCCGCGGCACCAGCTGCAGGGCGGGCTCGACGCCGAATGGCAGCACAACCGGCGCGACGGCTGGGGATTCATCATCCCGGACTTCGAGACGCTCGCCGGCGGCGCGTTCCTAATCGACAGATATACGGTATCCAAGGCGCTGAATTTCAACGCCGGTGTGCGCTACGACCACGTCCGCACGGACATCCACAGCTACACGGACTGGTTCACCACGCCCGACGCGGCAGGCACGCCGGTCTGCAAACAGCGGTCCGGCGACCTGCAGCGCCGCTTCGACAGCTTCACCTGGTCGGCCGGCGCCGCCTGGAGCCCGGGCCGCTGGGTGCTCAAGCTCAACGTGGGCAAGAGCTTCCGCGTCCCCATCCCCAAGGAGCTGGGCGCGGACGGCGTCAACTACCACATCTTCCGCTACGAGAAAGGCGCGCCCGACCTGGCGCCGGAGCAGTCCTACCAGGTCGACGCCGGCATCAACTGGCTCGGCGGACGCCTCTCCCTGCGGCTGGACCCGTATTTCAACTGGTTCCCCAACTACATCTACCTCAATCCGGGTTCGAACTACTACGAAGGCCTGCAGATGTACACCTACACGCAGGCGGAAGTGGTCCGGGCCGGATTCGAGGCACAAGCCACCTGGCAGGTCGCCAGCTGGCTGGAGCTGGAAGCCAAGGGCGAATACCTCTGGCAGCGCCAGCTGTCCGGCGCGAAGAAGGGCTACGCCCTCCCCTTCTCGCCGCCCTGGCGCGCCGATGTGTCGGCAAAGTATTCTTTCCTGGACGACGGTTTCGTCTCACTCGGCGTGCGCATCGCAGGCCGGCAGGACGAGATCGTGCCTCCCGAAAAGCCAACCGACGGTTGGTACACCCTCAATCTCTCGGCGGGAAAGGAATTCCCGCTCGGGAAGACTCTTTTGAAAGCCGGCCTGCAGGTCGAGAACCTGCTCAACCGGCGCTACTATGACCACACGAGCTACTACAGGCTCATCGGAGTCCCCGAACCGGGGCTGAACGCATCCCTGATGCTGGGACTCGAATTTTAG